The Parasteatoda tepidariorum isolate YZ-2023 chromosome X2, CAS_Ptep_4.0, whole genome shotgun sequence genome includes a region encoding these proteins:
- the LOC107440749 gene encoding uncharacterized protein, which yields MVAMESKSEESTAEIAVRQRKFGLPDWMVNNIERLNFATDFEQYACSPPETEGFLSDLKDSVDLPNVSEPFSPAVDVKDLSKLSSIQSEQPVSQLQPPTKLIINQADQLPMLHQALSNLKIEEFSSPDSTPCVTPEPSPVVRRKMSNPGDTVITNPGRWFYMGKVSKPKKLTKEQLLELKNKENKALCEERTSVINAASREAILNAKQHGIKLMISNFDLNAVSPTSW from the exons atggTCGCAATGGAGAGTAAATCAGAAGAGTCAACAGCTGAAATAGCTGTGCGACAGAGGAAGTTTGGTTTACCTGATTGGATGGTTAACAACATTGAAAGGTTAAACTTTGCAACAGATTTTGAGCAATATGCTTGTAGCCCTCCTGAGACAGAAGGTTTCCTTTCAGACCTCAAAGACAGTGTAGATTTACCAAATGTATCAGAGCCTTTTTCTCCTgctg ttgatgTAAAAGATTTGAGCAAGCTGAGTTCAATCCAAAGTGAACAGCCTGTTAGTCAACTTCAACCCCCCACTAAACTTATCATAAATCAGGCTGATCAATTGCCTATGCTGCATCAAGCattgagtaatttaaaaattgaagaattctCTTCTCCTGATAGTACGCCTTGTGTGACTCCTGAGCCATCTCCTGTTGTTCGACGAAAAATGAGTAATCCAGGTGATACAGTTATAACAAATCCTGGTAGATGGTTTTATATGGGAAAAGTTAGTAAACCAAAGAAACTTACTAAAGAACAactattagaattaaaaaacaaagaaaataaagctttgtGTGAAGAAAGGACCTCTGTAATCAATGCTGCTTCTAGAGAAGCAATTTTGAATGCTAAGCAACATGgcattaaattaatgatatctaattttgatttgaatgcTGTGAGTCCAACTTCTTGGTAG